A stretch of the bacterium genome encodes the following:
- a CDS encoding peptidyl-prolyl cis-trans isomerase encodes MINRVLLMAAFVLLSVGCTPSEQSDVIAEVGSRRLTRAEFEFWAEKPYEKASEAERIAVVSEWVDLSMLEQAAEAAGLLDDPVVQQRSRKMLANYYRATLLAREPQPEINDSLITAYYKEHEGEFKRPSDSYLIEGFWCESEDSLKVFRRALEKADTSQLRSGFVIWEGKWLAETSELEDNLLAALRWLPPGSLTPVLPMGDGYRLVRLHEVYPKGTQLSLDAVRLEIREQLLVEQSQRRQERWLTELRSRYQPRLAKVTQSQ; translated from the coding sequence GTGATCAATAGGGTTCTGCTGATGGCGGCATTCGTGCTGCTATCAGTCGGCTGCACGCCGTCGGAGCAGAGCGATGTGATAGCGGAAGTAGGCAGCCGCAGATTAACTCGCGCGGAGTTTGAGTTCTGGGCGGAGAAGCCTTACGAGAAGGCGAGCGAAGCGGAGCGCATCGCAGTGGTTTCCGAGTGGGTGGATTTGTCGATGTTGGAGCAAGCGGCGGAAGCCGCAGGATTACTTGACGATCCCGTTGTACAGCAGAGGTCGCGCAAGATGCTGGCGAATTACTATCGGGCGACGCTGTTGGCACGCGAGCCGCAGCCTGAAATAAATGATTCGCTGATTACGGCTTACTATAAAGAGCACGAGGGCGAATTCAAGCGCCCAAGCGACAGCTATTTGATTGAAGGATTCTGGTGTGAATCAGAGGATTCGCTCAAGGTCTTTCGCCGCGCGTTGGAGAAGGCGGACACGTCGCAATTGCGTTCGGGGTTTGTCATCTGGGAAGGGAAATGGCTGGCGGAGACGTCGGAGCTTGAAGACAATCTGCTCGCGGCCTTGCGCTGGCTGCCGCCGGGCAGCCTGACTCCGGTGCTGCCGATGGGCGACGGCTACCGACTCGTGCGGCTTCACGAAGTATATCCGAAAGGCACGCAACTCAGTCTCGACGCCGTCCGTCTGGAGATTCGGGAACAGTTGCTGGTGGAGCAGAGTCAAAGAAGACAGGAGCGCTGGCTGACCGAATTGCGCAGCCGCTATCAGCCGCGCCTCGCGAAAGTAACCCAATCACAATGA
- a CDS encoding peptidylprolyl isomerase has translation MQRLMTALSLLAILLAAGCGSKEPYVAKVGNSIISEDSYRKAMTTQFRSDENIQQRTLDERKKVARDMALEEAKYLEGLARKYDQNTEIAQNVENTARRKALDLLYQEKVINEVISEASLREYYNNSAKEVSARHILVKKSAADTSEADRQRLKGRIDSIKTAINGGLSFKEAAALLSEDATTARDSGDLGWFPWGRMVDEFQKAAWAAKPNELAGPVESPFGWHLIWVDSTREVQGRPPFEKMKDDLMLRMREAEGQKLSDRARDYVNKLHDEYKLVIDESTTKDFVTKLQDPQMSLNKELGPMFTQEEKDRVAATHKLGKVTVNDMIEKVGGNAYRVDWKNPQSVKDLIHAIVEPAFLEDVAEKEGFTKRAKNDPDVKAQQRSAIIRLVDKVEIADKLDQSEDADRAYYERNLQDFVQPETRTIREIFIKEDSTKAARVLARAKQGEDFQKLAWQFNEKESTKRDSGRIGPFEEKRFGLIGSAAFRLSKPGEISDLVKIGKNFSIVQLIDVFPSRTKTWEEAKSDARRENRVARTKTLTEELEKMLLARYPITVDEEKLAAMWPLPAERKERAARDQ, from the coding sequence GTGCAACGATTGATGACCGCACTAAGTTTGCTGGCCATACTGTTGGCAGCGGGCTGCGGTTCCAAAGAGCCTTACGTCGCAAAAGTGGGCAACTCGATTATCAGCGAGGACAGCTACCGCAAAGCGATGACCACACAGTTCCGCAGCGACGAGAACATTCAGCAGCGCACGCTGGATGAACGCAAGAAAGTCGCACGCGACATGGCACTGGAGGAGGCGAAGTATCTCGAAGGACTCGCGCGGAAATACGATCAGAACACCGAGATCGCGCAGAACGTTGAGAACACGGCGCGCCGCAAGGCGCTGGATCTGCTCTATCAGGAGAAAGTCATTAACGAGGTGATCAGCGAGGCATCGCTGCGGGAGTATTACAACAACTCCGCGAAGGAAGTGAGCGCGCGTCACATTCTGGTGAAGAAATCGGCGGCGGACACGAGCGAGGCAGATCGACAGCGGTTGAAGGGCCGGATAGATTCCATTAAGACGGCGATCAACGGCGGCCTCAGTTTCAAAGAAGCCGCTGCGCTGTTAAGCGAAGATGCGACGACCGCGCGCGACTCCGGAGATCTTGGCTGGTTTCCGTGGGGCAGGATGGTGGACGAATTCCAGAAGGCGGCATGGGCCGCGAAGCCGAACGAATTGGCTGGTCCGGTGGAGTCACCGTTCGGCTGGCATTTGATTTGGGTGGACTCGACTCGCGAAGTGCAGGGACGTCCGCCGTTTGAGAAGATGAAGGACGATCTGATGCTGCGCATGCGCGAAGCAGAAGGACAAAAGCTAAGCGATCGCGCGCGCGACTATGTGAACAAGCTGCACGACGAATACAAGCTCGTGATAGACGAATCGACGACCAAGGACTTTGTGACCAAGCTGCAGGATCCGCAGATGAGTCTGAACAAGGAACTCGGGCCGATGTTCACGCAGGAGGAAAAGGATCGCGTCGCGGCGACGCACAAGCTCGGCAAGGTGACAGTCAACGACATGATTGAGAAGGTTGGCGGGAATGCCTATCGGGTGGACTGGAAGAATCCGCAGTCGGTCAAAGATCTCATCCACGCGATAGTGGAGCCGGCATTCCTTGAAGACGTGGCGGAGAAGGAAGGCTTTACGAAGCGCGCGAAGAACGATCCTGACGTGAAGGCACAGCAGCGGTCGGCAATCATCCGGCTGGTGGACAAGGTTGAGATCGCGGACAAACTCGATCAGAGCGAGGACGCGGATCGCGCCTATTACGAGCGCAACTTACAGGATTTCGTGCAGCCGGAGACGCGCACGATACGGGAAATCTTCATCAAGGAAGACAGCACAAAAGCGGCACGCGTGCTCGCGCGCGCCAAGCAGGGCGAAGATTTTCAGAAGCTCGCCTGGCAATTCAACGAGAAGGAATCCACGAAGCGCGACAGTGGCCGCATCGGACCATTTGAAGAGAAGCGGTTCGGGTTGATCGGCAGCGCGGCATTCAGACTTTCGAAACCGGGCGAGATATCAGACCTCGTGAAAATCGGCAAGAATTTCTCGATCGTGCAGTTAATAGATGTGTTTCCGTCGCGCACGAAGACGTGGGAGGAAGCGAAATCTGACGCCCGCCGTGAAAACCGCGTCGCACGGACCAAAACATTGACGGAAGAGCTTGAAAAGATGCTGCTGGCACGTTACCCGATAACTGTGGACGAGGAGAAACTCGCCGCAATGTGGCCGCTGCCTGCGGAACGAAAGGAGCGCGCAGCGCGTGATCAATAG
- a CDS encoding GNAT family N-acetyltransferase, translated as MDILTAATPEQLRRVFPVMRELRPHLSEENFVEQVQRQAQAHGYILIYVEDAQGEPCAAAGYRPTEMLHWGKVLYIDDLVTAEQARERGAAGHLFNYIVELARTQNCDAVHLDSGTHSGRWAAHRFYHKRGMSITSYHFVLNLKTK; from the coding sequence ATGGACATCTTAACCGCCGCCACCCCCGAGCAACTGCGCCGCGTTTTTCCGGTGATGCGCGAGCTGCGGCCGCACCTGAGCGAGGAGAACTTTGTCGAACAGGTTCAGCGTCAGGCACAGGCTCACGGCTACATCCTTATATATGTGGAGGACGCGCAGGGGGAGCCGTGCGCGGCGGCGGGGTACCGTCCGACGGAGATGTTACATTGGGGAAAAGTTTTGTATATTGACGATTTGGTGACCGCCGAGCAAGCGCGTGAGCGCGGCGCGGCTGGCCATTTGTTCAATTATATTGTCGAGCTTGCCCGCACGCAAAACTGCGACGCAGTTCATCTGGACAGCGGCACACACTCGGGGCGCTGGGCTGCACACCGCTTTTACCACAAACGCGGCATGAGCATCACCAGCTATCACTTCGTACTGAATCTTAAAACAAAATAG
- a CDS encoding peptidylprolyl isomerase, with the protein MIRFVLAILLAVSLVSRAEEVIDRILAVVDNEIILESEVLQYLQYSLGASGKLESLSEAQMDSLGKLVLEDLIAQKLLLTRARADSVTVSQKEVDRELDIRMSNLIDQVGGQEKLESYYGMPLPKIKRQFRSLVEETLLIERIRRQRLSNIRVTRSEVLAFWDSVKDSIPPLRDAIRLSHILLQDRVSQSSIDATIARADSARQEIVSGRMTFEEFASRYSEDPGTAARGGKLGTTHRGDLVPEYEAVAYALEPGEISEPVVTQFGVHLIRLNERTGEKINTDHILFKVVPAAADQQQTMADGKALTERLRGGADFVELALNLSADTKTAANGGDLGWFSPAELPDEFRKPLEGKLKGEVTEPFRTDFGVHVLKVTDRVYSRKISLEEDYNRIEQLALARKQEEEFRKWIEKIAAETYVQRK; encoded by the coding sequence ATGATTCGATTTGTTTTAGCTATTCTGCTTGCCGTCTCGCTGGTCTCGCGCGCCGAAGAGGTGATAGACCGCATTCTTGCCGTTGTGGACAACGAGATAATTCTCGAGTCCGAGGTGTTGCAGTATCTTCAATACTCACTTGGCGCATCAGGGAAGCTTGAGAGTCTGTCCGAAGCTCAAATGGATTCACTGGGCAAACTCGTGCTCGAAGACTTGATCGCGCAGAAGCTGTTGTTAACGCGTGCGCGAGCCGATTCGGTCACGGTGTCGCAAAAAGAGGTGGATCGCGAGTTAGACATTCGCATGAGCAATTTGATTGATCAGGTGGGCGGACAGGAAAAGCTCGAATCGTATTACGGTATGCCGCTGCCGAAGATCAAGCGGCAGTTCCGCTCACTCGTCGAAGAGACGCTGTTAATCGAGCGCATCCGGCGTCAGCGGTTGTCGAATATTCGCGTGACGCGCAGCGAAGTGCTGGCGTTTTGGGACTCAGTCAAGGATTCGATTCCTCCGTTGCGTGATGCGATACGGCTTTCGCACATTTTGTTGCAGGACCGCGTCTCGCAGTCTTCGATTGACGCCACAATTGCGCGCGCGGATTCCGCACGGCAGGAAATCGTCTCCGGCAGGATGACGTTTGAAGAGTTCGCATCGCGCTACTCGGAGGATCCCGGCACGGCGGCACGCGGCGGCAAACTCGGGACGACACACCGCGGCGACCTTGTGCCGGAATATGAAGCGGTCGCTTATGCGCTGGAGCCCGGCGAGATCAGCGAGCCGGTGGTAACTCAGTTCGGCGTGCATCTGATACGGTTGAACGAGCGCACAGGCGAGAAGATCAACACGGATCACATACTTTTCAAAGTGGTACCTGCGGCAGCGGATCAGCAGCAGACGATGGCGGACGGCAAAGCATTGACAGAGCGGTTGCGCGGGGGGGCGGATTTTGTGGAGCTTGCGCTGAATTTGTCCGCCGACACGAAGACGGCGGCGAACGGCGGGGATCTCGGATGGTTCAGTCCGGCCGAATTGCCCGACGAATTCCGCAAGCCGCTCGAAGGAAAGCTGAAAGGCGAAGTCACGGAACCGTTCCGCACGGATTTCGGAGTGCACGTGCTGAAAGTGACGGATCGTGTGTACTCACGCAAGATATCGCTCGAGGAGGACTACAATCGTATCGAGCAGCTTGCGCTGGCCAGAAAGCAGGAAGAAGAATTCAGGAAGTGGATAGAGAAGATTGCCGCGGAGACTTACGTTCAGCGCAAGTAA